One Bythopirellula goksoeyrii genomic window, CATTCGCTCTTGCATGCCTTGCACTCGATGCAAAGGTCCAACGCTTCGTACATTCGCTCACTGGTGAGTGACTCCGCCGGTAGCAGTCCCGACAACCCGGCCCGCAGCAAATTCGCCCGACCGCGCGTGCTGTGCTCTTCGTCCTGCGTGACCATAAAACTGGGGCACATCGTTCCGCCAGTTGTTTTGCGGCAGATTCCGGCGCCGTTGCACATCTCGATCGCCCGATGGAACCCTTGATCCTCGGAGAAATCCACATGCTCTGGCTCTTCGTGAACGTGATAGTCCGCACCATATCGCAGGTGCTCGGTCATGGGTGGTGCTTCGACAATGTTTCCTGGGTTGAGCAAGTTATTCGGATCGAAGATTTCCTTCACACGGCGGTAGAGTCCGTACAACTCCGGGCCATAAAATTTCTCAGCCTGCCAACTCCGTGAGCGTCCATCTCCATGCTCGCTCGATAGTGCCCCGCCGTAGCCCTTCAGCAATTTCACCGAAAAATCGCTGATCGTGGGCAACTTCGCCACCTCGGCTGCTTGTTTCACATTCAGCAAAGGTCGAATGTGTAGACAACCCGCGCTGGCGTGGGCATAGTAAGCCACCTGGCTCCCCAACCCCTGGCAGAATTCCTCGATCTTCGTCACATAATCTGCGAGATGTTCCACCGGAACGGCAGAATCTTCAATGAATGGCAACGGCTTGTAGTCTCCCTTCATACTCATCAACAAGCCCAAGCCCGCCTTGCGCACCGTCCATACGTCGGCCTGTAATGCAAGCGTCTTCGCCTCGGTGACTGCCGTAGCGGGAACACCCTGCGATTTCAAATGCTGGCGGAGCCGGGCAACTTTGTCAGTCAGTTCCGCTTCACTCGTGCCCGTGAACTCTGTCATCAGCACACAATTCGGAGTCCCCTCGACAAAGTTGCAAAGAGGACCTGCAAATTCGCGAACCTGCCGACACATCTTGATCGCCATCTGATCGAGTAACTCAACCGCCGTCGGATCGGTTTCCAAAATCGTGGGCACAGCGGAGAGTGCCGCATAGAGTTCGTCAAAATGGATCACCGCAATTGTGGCCATCTTCGGCACGTCCACAAGATTCACTTTGATCTCGTGCATCACACCAAGCGATCCTTCACTACCGCAAAGCAACTTGGCGACATTGAATCTTGGATCCTGTGGGCGTCGGTAGCTGGCCGCCCCCGGCACGAGACGATCGAGATTGTATCCACCGCACCGACGCCAGTGGTTGGGCGTGTTCTCGCGAATCACCTCTCGATTCTTGGGCGATTCGACCAATGCTGCCAGTTCGCGATAGATTCTTCCTTCTAATCCACTTAGCTGCGTCTTGGCCGTGAGCGATCCATTCTCCAGCGGGCCGAAATGTGCACGGCTTCCATCGCTCAAGAACACACCCGTCTCAAGTACATGATCTGCCGCCATGCCGTAGACGATCGAGTGGCTCCCCGTGCAGTTATTCCCGACGATGCCACCCATTGCCGCGCGGTTGCTGCTTGCTGGGTCGGGACCAAACTGCAAGCCGTGCGTACGGAGCTCGATATTCAGCGGGTCGAGGACTC contains:
- a CDS encoding FAD-binding and (Fe-S)-binding domain-containing protein; translation: MNLFHEKRANMSVATAEPKPALKPLPEKVQEYLAELGKRTGGDIRSDSFSRVLYSTDASIYQVMPLAVVFPRDVEELQAGVELAAKHGVPILPRAGGSSLAGQAVNEAVVFDLTRHMNRILEVNTDEKWVRVEPGRVLDPLNIELRTHGLQFGPDPASSNRAAMGGIVGNNCTGSHSIVYGMAADHVLETGVFLSDGSRAHFGPLENGSLTAKTQLSGLEGRIYRELAALVESPKNREVIRENTPNHWRRCGGYNLDRLVPGAASYRRPQDPRFNVAKLLCGSEGSLGVMHEIKVNLVDVPKMATIAVIHFDELYAALSAVPTILETDPTAVELLDQMAIKMCRQVREFAGPLCNFVEGTPNCVLMTEFTGTSEAELTDKVARLRQHLKSQGVPATAVTEAKTLALQADVWTVRKAGLGLLMSMKGDYKPLPFIEDSAVPVEHLADYVTKIEEFCQGLGSQVAYYAHASAGCLHIRPLLNVKQAAEVAKLPTISDFSVKLLKGYGGALSSEHGDGRSRSWQAEKFYGPELYGLYRRVKEIFDPNNLLNPGNIVEAPPMTEHLRYGADYHVHEEPEHVDFSEDQGFHRAIEMCNGAGICRKTTGGTMCPSFMVTQDEEHSTRGRANLLRAGLSGLLPAESLTSERMYEALDLCIECKACKSECPSSVDMAKIKFEFLARYYEKNGVPFRARMMAGVPRASRLSAGLMAPLVNGLISNGLVRKLMDKLFGISQHRVLPHFASVPFTTWFRERPSKKATGKKVVLFNDTWNTYNHPEVSIAATEVLEAAGYDVLLPGHFCCGRPMISKGMVNQARSAARDCVEKLAPFAEQGIPIVGLEPSCLLTLRDEVFELLPDDPRTEKIAEHSVLFEEFIAKLVSEESLDLNIQQSLGKVLLHGHCHQKALVGTGPSKQTLAFAGGEVEEVDSGCCGMAGSFGYEAEHYDVSQAMGERRLLPAVRAAEDSTTIVAAGMSCRHQIMHGTGRRVLHPAEAVHRALFPDR